A single window of Cataglyphis hispanica isolate Lineage 1 chromosome 2, ULB_Chis1_1.0, whole genome shotgun sequence DNA harbors:
- the LOC126857104 gene encoding IQ and ubiquitin-like domain-containing protein, translating into MAVVGRIQDHDPKAKPFLGGWKDTVTGLIYHNACTQTHDGCITKSRITQTIMVVDAVTDVVHHQAVQVDFLPDVRDKIISPGISSFLPSTEEAKPQDNSSILDSVIKIQKCYRAYRARVAARGNALEVTSISQHDKANVLEYARHSQALFAYNSMDYAMLNRRSPRTSSDFELLYNLLDRWRILETERASSTLVKSSRIATCGLILSKEIELLRAIDSKKTAVRLKCRERKRRRLLDELSRPVVWQDGRDQPILVDTLRVQRARQHRNVYASLANENLSVSERIDLLRDLKRVTGMHTCKQSHELVYLINQELDLLACRVDTSRLNWLRNRLKLSFLKLARNSLRDDLEEDMNKFGWSDISITRLCRTCGRLLSLEDFPREQRLRSSSCSYCTSMQTRRGPRVVYDLYERMLREIRRFEAKMGCYSSLAFVIGAKVICRLVNEVWHGKSGISECDDLDQLMLTRFRRELEWAPWNSLLLTKNEAVIHYNITDIEGFYNSTLLQKFWTKNLQAKVYFESISQTPRNIVTPSSMED; encoded by the exons ATGGCGGTCGTTGGGAGAATACAGGATCATGATCCCAAGGCGAAGCCATTTCTTGGCGGATGGAAGGACACTGTTACCGGCCTAATCTATCACAATGCCTGCACGCAAACACATGACGGCTGTATAACAAAGAGCAGAATTACGCAAACCATCATGGTTGTAGACGCGGTCACCGACGTCGTTCATCACCAGGCGGTGCAAGTGGATTTTTTGCCCGATGTTCGTGACAAAATCATTTCGCCTGGAATTTCGTCCTTTCTTCCGTCAACGGAAGAAGCCAAACCTCAAGATAACAGTAGCATTCTCGACAgcgttattaaaatacaaaaatgttataG GGCTTATCGAGCTAGAGTGGCGGCTAGAGGAAATGCTCTCGAAGTGACTAGCATCTCTCAACACGACAAGGCGAACGTGCTCGAGTACGCAAGACATTCGCAGGCACTATTCGCTTACAACAGCATGGATTACGCGATGTTAAATCGCCGTTCGCCGCGCACAAGCTCGGACTTCGAGTTGCTCTACAATCTTCTCGATCGTTGGCGAATTCTCGAAACTGAGCGGGCGAGTAGCACGCTCGTCAAGTCCTCGAGGATCGCCACCTGCGGCCTGATCTTGTCGAAGGAGATCGAATTGTTGCGCGCGATAGACTCCAAGAAGACCGCCGTCCGGCTCAAGTGCAGGGAACGGAAACGACGCAGGCTTCTGGATGAATTATCCCGACCCGTCGTCTGGCAGGACGGTCGAGATCAGCCGATTCTGGTGGACACTCTACGCGTTCAACGAGCCCGCCAGCACAGAAACGTGTACGCCTCGCTGGCCAACGAGAATCTGTCCGTTTCGGAACGGATCGATCTACTGCGCGATCTAAAACGCGTCACCGGCATGCACACGTGCAAGCAATCGCACGAGCTTGTTTATCTGATCAATCAGGAACTGGATTTACTGGCGTGTCGAGTGGACACGAGCAGACTCAACTGGCTCAGGAATCGGCTAAAGCTGAGCTTCCTCAAGCTGGCGCGTAACTCTCTACGAG ATGATCTCGAGGAAGACATGAACAAATTCGGTTGGTCGGACATTAGCATTACGCGACTCTGTAGGACCTGCGGCAGGCTTTTATCTTTGGAGGACTTTCCCCGCGAACAGCGATTGCGGTCTTCTTCTTGCAGCTACTGTACGTCTATGCAAACCCGAAGAGGTCCTCGCGTCGTGTACGATCTTTACGAGAGGATGTTGCGGGAAATCAGGCGCTTCGAAGCAAAAATGGGTTGTTATAGCAGTCTGGCCTTCGTGATTGGGGCCAAAGTCATTTGTCGTCTGGTGAACGAAGTCTGGCATGGAAAATCTGGTATATCCGAGTGTGACGATCTCGATCAGCTGATGCTGACTCGCTTCCGACGCGAGCTGGAATGGGCGCCTTggaattctttattattgacaaaGAATGAGGCTGTGATTCATTACAATATCACTGATATCGAGGGTTTCTACAATTCGACACTCCTGCAGAAGTTTTGGACGAAGAATCTCCAGGCAAAAGTATACTTTGAATCGATCTCTCAAACCCCGAGAAACATCGTCACACCGTCCTCAATGGAAGATTAa